ATGCGTTTGAGGATGCGGCGGCGCACGCCTTCGCCGTACAGAATGCGCAGCGCATGGTTTTCAATCCAGCGCACCCACCGGTATGGAACAGAGCCAAAGGCCCTGGCCGCCTCGGGGTCAATTTCAAGAAAGCGGGTGTAAATATTGTCGAAGTCAACGTAAAGTGCACTGAATACTTCGTCAAAACCGGTAAATCTGGCCATATTGTACCTCAATGGTGAAATAATTTATCGCAAAAGTATATTTTGCCTGTTTCCCTAATGCAAGGACTTTACTGCTACTTGAATTTATGCCCGCCAACGGATACATCTTGCGCCATGATCTGTATCCAAACAAAGGGCGCATGAGCTGTGCTGAATATATTTAATGAAGCAAAAAAACGGGGTTTGAACGTACGGGAGCGCCTGCTTTGCGTGCTGTGCAATCCGTCTGATGTGCAGTGGAGCCGTTGCCTTTTCTGGTCGTTCTGGATTTCGCTGGCCTCCTTTCCCATAGGGTACGGCGCGCGTGAGGTCTTGCCAGTCATCTGCTTTATTTTTCTGTTGCTCTTTTATCGCTACAACTGGACAGAAAGCGTTTTGCACAGGCTTGATGCGCGCCCGCTTTTTTATTGTCTGTGGGCCATGATCGGCATTGGCGTGTTTTTTTCAGAAAACATGTGGACTTCGCTTCTCCACGCGGGCACAGGCATCAACAAGGGTTTTATTCTGCCGTTCATCGGCATGGAATGCGTGCGGAGCGAAAAAGACCTGCGCCGCCTTGTGTGGGCCTGCGTGCTGGCCTGCTTCTGGGAAGGGCTGGACGGCCTGCATCAGGCGCTGACCGGCACGGATTTCATCATGGGCTACGCTCTTAATGCGGGCAGGCTCACGGGGAGCCTCGGCGATTATACCGTGGGCAACTACATAGCCCTGGCGCTCATTCCTGCCTTTTCCCTCTGGTTTATCCTACGCCGCGCCCTCTCGCCTGCGGCTTCGGCCCTGCTGTGGTTTGCAACGCTCTGGCCCGCGTTTTTTCTGCTGATTGGCGCAAGCAGCCGCAGCGGCGCGCTGGCTGTGGCTGTTTCCTTTGGTTTGTGGGTGCTGCTGCGCGGAGGCCGTGGACGCTTCAAACTTGCCGTGGGCTCGCTGGGGATTCTGCTGGTTGTGCTCGTGCTTCAGGGGCGGGCCGGGCTGGGCGCGGTGGAGAGCGATGGCCGCTGGAGCCTGTGGCATCTGGCATGGCAGGTGTTTTGCGAGCATCCCTGGCTGGGAGCCGGAGCGGGCCGTTATAACGAGGCCTTCCGCGCGCTCGGCCTTACGCCTGAAAAAGACGTTATCACCATCAGCCATCCGCACAACCTTTATCTGGATATGCTGTACGCGCACGGTATTGTTGGCTTTGTGCTGGGCATGATTTTTCTGCTGGGCTTCATCTGGTGGGGCTACAAGCGTATACGCCCGCGCCTGCTGGCAGAGCTTGAAAGCAAAAGCCCCAGCAACTACTGGCGCATGACCGCCTGGTTCTGGATCGGTTTTGGCGGTTGGCTGGTCAATGGTATCTTTGGGCATGATTTTTACCGCATCTGGTGGCTGGGGCTTGCCATGAGCCACCTTGGGGTCATGATCGGGGCTGTGGTCAACGGGCTGGATGCCGCACCCGAAGACCTGGCCGAGCAGGCGCGCCAGGATGGGGCCGCAGCGGTGGGCAAAACATTTTTTTAAACAGCCTCATACGAGCAAACGATAATGCGGTTACGCGCGCACTGTGCGCGTAACCGCAAAACTTTTTTGCAAGCCTTGTGGGGAAAAGTCTTACTGATCGGTAAAGTCTTCCGCGCTGGTCTGCTGCCCGCCATGCGAGCGCAGCATTTCAAGCGCCTGCTCCTTGGTGAGTACGCGGCCCACACACCGGGCGTGCTGGCGCTTGTTTTCCGGGCAATAGCCCATCTGCACGCAGCTTGGGCCAGCTCCTGCAAAGAGGTCGGACGCGGCCTTGCGGCAAAGGCGCAGCATCTGCCACGCCAGATGGCGTATTTCGTGCTGGGCATTGCGGCAGCAGCGGATGGCAAACCAGTCAAGCAGGGCGTGGGCATTCATGCCGATGATGGCCTTGAATTCCGTGGCCTGAGGCTTCAGGTAGCGCAAATCTTCTTCTGGCAGTCCTGCGTCAAGGCCCGCATCATACCACTGCCGTGAAATGTCAGCCAGATCGTGCCCGCTGAGGGTTGCCGTGTGCCCGTCGGGCAGGGTCACCTGCGCGGAAAATTCGGCCACGCTGCGCGGATATACCACGGAATAGCGGCGCTTGCCCCCCAGTTCCGCCCGCCCGGACTTGATGAGGTACGAGGCCAGCCGCTTGCGTACAAGCTGGGTTTCTGTAACGCGCGAATAACCCTCAACGCCAAAGAGAAAAAAGTCGAACTCAAGCGCGGCCCTGTGGCCGGAATCGAGAATATTCTGCACGATCTGGCGCGAGTAGGGCGAGGCCACAATTTCTTCCAGATCGCGCTCGCTGCGCACAAATCGGGCGGCGATATCCGTGTAGATTTTTCCGCCGCCTGCCAGCAGCACAACCTTGCCGTTGCCAGTGTATTTTTCGTCAAGCATGGATACTCCGCCTCACATCTAGAACATTTAACACTTGAAATGCCCGCTTACGGCAGGCAAAGCCTGCCTGCTCTCAGGTCTGTAAAACAGAGGCAGACTATAGGGCAAAGCACCTCTGCGGGCAAGGTCGCGGGCCGCGCCGCGCAAGGCGCGGATAAACCGAAAAAGTCCCGCCCTGCGCGGGTATTTGGGGCGACATCTTGACATGGAGCGGGCAACACGCCAGAGTGACGGAGTTTTTTGAGATGCCGCCGCCGGATGACCTTTCATAGGCTGAACTCCGCGCAGGCCGCAGATATTCGCAGAAACCCAGCATGAAGAAGGAGATCGCATGAGCCAGCATTCCGCCCCCTACGGCATTCCTGACAGCAAGGGCTTTTTTGGGGCCTACGGCGGGCAGTTCGTACCCGAGCCTCTCAAGGCCCGTCTGGACGAAGTGGCCGAAGCCATGAAGGCCGCCGAGGCGGATCCGTCCTTCCAGAACGAGCTGGATTATCTTTGCTCCCACTACACGGGGCGGCCCAATCCTGTATTCCACTGCGCCAATCTGAGCCGTCACCTTGGCGGCGCGCAGATATGGCTCAAGCGCGAAGATCTCAACCATCTGGGCGCGCACAAGATCAACAATACCCTTGGGCAGTGCCTGCTGGCAAAGCGCATGGGCAAAAAGCGCGTTATTGCAGAAACCGGCGCAGGCCAGCACGGTGTCGCCACAGCCGCCACAGCGGCCCTGATGGGGCTGGAATGCACCATCTGCATGGGTGAAGTGGATATGGAGCGCCAGCACCTCAATGTTATACGCATGGAGATGCTCGGTTCGCGCGTGGTGGCTGCCAAGAGCGGTCAGCGTACCCTCAAGGAAGCTGTGGACGAGGCTCTGGGCAAATGGATTGAAGACCCGGAAATGTTCTATGTGCTTGGTTCTGCCGTTGGCCCGCACCCGTATCCTTACATGGTGCGCGTTTTTCAGTCTGTGGTGGGGCGCGAGGCCCGCGCCCAGATGCTGACCGAAACTGGCCGCCTGCCCGATGCCTGCCTTGGCTGCGTGGGCGGTGGTTCCAACGCCATTGGCCTGTTTGCGGGTTTTCTTGACGATGCGGACGTGCGCCTTTTGGGCGTGGAACCCGGCGGTCGCGGCAACAGCTACGGTGAACATGCCGCATCCCTCTGTCTGGGCGAACCCGGCGTCATGCACGGTTTTAATTCCTACATGATCAAGGACCCCGCGGGCGAGGCGGGCGAAGTGTATTCCATCTCCGCCGGGCTTGATTATCCCTCTGTGGGGCCGGAACACGCCCTGCTCAAGGATATGGGCCGCGCCGAATACGTAAGCGTGACAGACAAGGAAGCCCTGGACGCATTTTTTGCCCTTTCGCGGCATGAAGGCATCATCCCGGCGCTGGAATCTTCCCACGCGCTGGCCCATGCCATGAAGATGGCCCCCGGCATGCCTGTGGACGGCATTTTGCTGGTGAACCTCTCTGGCCGTGGCGACAAGGACGTGGCCCAGGTTGCCGAAATGATGCAGAAGGGCCTGATTTAGGGTAATTCTTAAAATGCTCAGGCGGCTGCGTGAGCAGACGCCCGCCAGTTTTGCAGGAGGAGCGCGGGGGATGGAAGCTTTTTGGCTTTTTCCCCCGCACTTGCTTTTTTTCTTTAACTCCCCATTCTTTTGTTATGCAGAAGCCCGAATCATCCAGCATTCCCCTTACTCCCGGCGTTTACCTGTACAAGGACGCCAAGGGCCGCATCATCTATGTGGGCAAGGCGCGCGTGCTGCGCCGCCGGGTGCTCTCCTATTTTCGGCCAGAAGGCCTGCCCGCCAAAACGCGGGCCATGCTTTCGCATGCCGAGAGCATTGAGTACCTGACCACCACCACGGAAAAAGAGGCCCTGCTGCTGGAAGCCAGTTGCATCAAAAAGCACAGGCCGCACTACAACATCGTGCTGCGCGACGACAAGCAGTACGTGCTTTTTCGCATCAATCCCAAGCATCCCTTTCCCCGGCTGGAAATCGTGCGGCAGGCGCGGCGTGATGGCGCGCGCTATTTTGGCCCGTTCACGTCCGCTCTGGCGGCGCGTGAAACGTGGAAGCTCATCCACCGGGCCTTTGCCCTGCGGCGCTGCACCGACAAGGCCATGAAAAACCGTGTGCGCCCCTGCCTGTATCACTTTATGGGGCAATGCCCCGCGCCCTGCATGGGCATGGTGACATCGCAGGAATATAACGAAAACGTGCGCAAGGTAACGGATCTGCTCCAGGGGCGCTCCGCCGAGCTGCTTGGCGGGCTGCGCTCTGCCATGGAACAGGCCGCCGAAAAACTGGAATTTGAAAGGGCCGCCAGCCTGCGCGACCAGATCCGCGCAGTGGAAAGCACGGTTGAACGGCAGGCCGCCGTGCTGCCCGGCGGCGGCGACATGGACGTGGTGGGCCTGTTCTCTGCGGACAAGGGGCTGGCACTGGGGCTTATCTTTGTGCGCAACGGGGCGGTGACTGACGGGCGGGCTTTTTACTGGTCGGGCCTGACCTTTGAAGACGCGCCGGAGCTTTTGTGGTCGTTCATGGGGCAGTATTACAGCCAGGCCACGCCGCCCCCGCGCATCCTGCTGCCCTGGATCCCCGCCGATCAGGAAGAGGCGCCGGGGGAAGAGGGCGACAGGGCAACTGGCGAAAACGGGCAGGCAGGCGAAAGCGGCGCATCGACCCGCGAGACTCTGGAGCAGACTCTTGCCGATCGCCGGGGCGGAGCCGTGCGCATTGTGCCGCCGCAAAATGCGGGCGACAACCAGCTCATCGACCTTGCGCAATCCAACGCGCGGGAGGAAGCCCGCCGTCAGGAACAGAAAACGGATCAGAATATTCTGGAGCGTCTGGCAAAAGCCCTGCACCTGCCCGGCCCGCCCATGCGCATTGAATGCGTGGATGTGTCCCACACCGGCGGGCAACAGACCCGCGTGGGCATGGTTGTTTTTGAAGATGGCAAGCCCGAACGTTCGCAGTACCGGGCCTATGCCATGCCCGACAGCGGGGATGACTACGCAACCCTGTATGCCTGGGTGGCGCGCAGGCTTGAGAGCGGCCCGCCGTGGCCGGATTTGCTGCTCATAGACGGCGGGCGCGGGCAGCTCGGCTCCGTGCAGCGTGCCCTGCGCGAGGCAGGGCAGGAAGACCTGTTTGCTCTGGCTGCTATTGCCAAGGCCAGGGATGAAGAGGGCCATGCCGACCGCCGCGCTGGCAATGTGGCTGACAGAATTTTTGTGCCCAACCGCGCAAATCCGCTGCCCCTGCGCGAGGGTGGCCCGGAGCTGCTGTTTTTGCAGAACGTGCGCGACAACACCCACCGCTTTGCCATTGGGCGACACCGTCGGGCGCGGCAGGGTGCTGCCCTGTCTGGCGAGCTGATGCGCCTGCCGGGCATCGGCCCTGCCACGGCGCGTTTGCTCTGGGACAACTTCGGCAGTGTTGAGGCCATGCGGGCCGCAGGGGTGGAGGATTTGTGCAAGATTCCCGGCATCGGCCCTGCCAAGGCCGCCCTGCTGCGCGAAAAGCTGCGCGGTCTCGATTGATTGCCGCAGTGCGTCATTGACGACTGCTCACAAAAAAAGCCCCGAAAGGGGCTTTTTGCATATATGAGCGCGTTACGGCGAGGGGCGTTATTTGCCCCAGAGCAGCATCAGGGGATGCGCTGGCTGGAGTTCTTCAATGGGGATCTCCACCTTCTGCGCGCCAGCCATGCCAGGGGCCACCTGATAGGGCTGAAAGTTGATGCGTATGCCAGAGGGCGTCAGGGTCAGGCTGGCGAAGTTTTCCGGCACGGGATTAAGGCCTGTGCGCAGGTACTGCTCCTGACGCATGCCGCCCAGACGCTGGAAAAGCTCCCTGCGCGACCGTGCGGACATGATGGCAAGGGCCGCGTCCGGATCTTCAAAAATATCCACCAGCCCCAGGCGCTGGCCTGTCAGCAGGCTGTAGTTCAGGGTCATGATGTCCAGATTGCCCTGTGCGCCGCCCGTGTATGTCCAGACTTCAAAGGTGATGCTCAGCGCCTTGTCCGAAGGATGGCTTAGAGAATAGGAACACCACAGTTCAGGAACCGGGCGGTTGCCATCCGGGTACAGACCGGGCGAATTGAAGGTTTCTTCAAAGGCGTTGGCAATGCCCGTGGCCCATTCGCGGATATTGGCGTCCACAGCGCGAATGCCCAGCGAGGGATAGCTGAGGTTGATATCCGGTTTGCCCTCCCGGTTGGTGCGCACGATCTGGTGTTCAATGATGCCAAGGCGGCGCGAACCGGAAATAATGGCTGCCGCAGTCTTTTCGTCGGCTTTTTCCACAGCTTTCGGCGCGGGCGCGGCATCTGCCGCGGCAGGGGTGTCCGCTGCGGCAGAGGTGTCTTTGTCCGCATTGGCCGGGAGCTGAGGGGGCTGGCCTGCGCCCGCATTGGGGTCGGCAGCGGCCAGCGAAGTGGGAGGCGCGTCCGCGGAATCCTTGCGGGCCGGTATTATTTTAATGCCCTGGACTGGAGTTTCAGCTTTAAGTGATCCCGCTGCCTGCACTTCAGGCAGACGGGCAGCAAGGGCGGCCTGCGCGCATGCCAGCAGCGGCAAAAGCAGAAGCAGAAAAAAGACTAAGCGGGGCATATTCATCCATTGTAGCGGTCAGAAAAGTCTGGCCGACGGGGTTTTGCGGCAAAGCCCGCATGTGCAGGCACAGGAACACATGCGGGCGGTAAATACAATAGCTTTAAACCTTGAATCCTTCACGCAGGCGCAGAAGGCCGCGCCAGTTTCTGAGCAGCAGCACTGCCGCCAGCACCAGATACACCTGCGCAAAGAAATAGTGCAGGCGTAAAGGATCGTGCGCAAGCCCCAGCAGGGCTTCAACCTGGGTGTCGTAGAGCGGCGAGAGCAGCTGGGCTGCAAACAGGATGAACAGCCACAGGGCCTCGCGTACATGCAGGCGCAGATCCACCAGCAGGGCCACGGCAAAAAGGGACTGCCCGGCGGTCAGTAGTATTTCCTGAAACTGGTGAGTGTCAAGGTTTATGGAAGGTGAAAGCGAGCCAGATGACGCGGCGTAGACACCAGGGATCATGCCCACAAGCAGGGTCCACTGGTTCAGCTTGGACGAAAGCAGGCTGCCCAGAGCCAGCGAAGCATTGCCCCGTGCGGCAAACATGAGGGCAATGATGAATTCGGGCGACTCCGAGGCAAGAGGCGCAAGCCACTGCACCAGCAAAAATTCGTTGATGCCCAACAGTTTTCCGCTGGCAACCAGACTTTCACTGAAGGGTTCGGCATTGCACAAAATGACCAGCGCTGAAAAAAGGAAAATAAGAATAACGCTGCGCAGGCGCACCTTTTTGGCAAAATGGGCCAGCAGGGCTGCGGGGCCCTCGGGTTCTTCCTCTTCCACGGGTCTGCGGGCGATAATGCAGATGTACCAGATATAGATGCCCAGCAGCACTACGCCGTCAACCCAGGTCAGCGAACCCTTGAGCGGAATAAACAGGGCGTAAATGGTCGCCAGGCCGAGAAAGAGCACGTCTGTGCGTTTGTCGTCCGGCAGGGAAACGCCCGAATGGAAACGTCTGGCAAAAACAAGCACAATGGACGACCAGCCCACGCCGATGAGCAGCCTGTTGGCCCCGGTCATGTTGGCAATGGCGTAGTGGGAGTATGCGCTCTCGGGGTGCTGGCCCGCCATCCAGGTAAAGTACATGTCCACAGCGTATTCGGGCAGCACTGCGATAAAGGCCACAACAGCCACGGCTACAGCCTGCGGAATATCCATCTGGGCGACTTCGCACGCCCAGGTGAGCAGAAAGGACGCACCCAGAATGGCCATGCCCGAGAGCAGGGCCACCAGAAGCGGCGAAACGTCAGGGTGCAGAAAACGCAGCCCAATGCCTGGCAGGGTCATGCCCACGGCAATGATGTAGGGGCGCAGTGCGCGAATGGTCATGCTGTTCTCCTTAAAAAGAAAAAAGACCTTGGCGATGTAACGCCAAGGTCTCACTAATCGGCTATACCGACGGCGACACCAGGCCATGAGGCCATGCTGTTGATGTCGCCAGGGTTTCGAGAACCCAGTTACTCCCCTTGAGCCGCTAAAATAGACGTTGTTCATCGTGCTGTCAACAACGTCGCCAGGCGTTCAGCGGCTTGCAGCGCCGCAAAATCGGGGGGCACAGGCTTTGCTGCCTGAACCCTGCGCCGCAATGTTGCAAGCGGGCAGGCGGCACTTGCCAGTATGGGTGCCTGCGGCTAAAGTGGCGGTGAATTATGTGCCGGTGTTACCGGTCAGCCTAGGAGCTTTTTGTGAATATTACTTGTCCGCGTTGCGGTTTCAGCCGCGAATTGCCCGCCGATCGTCTGCCTTCCAAGGCAGTTAT
The window above is part of the Desulfovibrio desulfuricans DSM 642 genome. Proteins encoded here:
- a CDS encoding O-antigen ligase family protein; translation: MNVRERLLCVLCNPSDVQWSRCLFWSFWISLASFPIGYGAREVLPVICFIFLLLFYRYNWTESVLHRLDARPLFYCLWAMIGIGVFFSENMWTSLLHAGTGINKGFILPFIGMECVRSEKDLRRLVWACVLACFWEGLDGLHQALTGTDFIMGYALNAGRLTGSLGDYTVGNYIALALIPAFSLWFILRRALSPAASALLWFATLWPAFFLLIGASSRSGALAVAVSFGLWVLLRGGRGRFKLAVGSLGILLVVLVLQGRAGLGAVESDGRWSLWHLAWQVFCEHPWLGAGAGRYNEAFRALGLTPEKDVITISHPHNLYLDMLYAHGIVGFVLGMIFLLGFIWWGYKRIRPRLLAELESKSPSNYWRMTAWFWIGFGGWLVNGIFGHDFYRIWWLGLAMSHLGVMIGAVVNGLDAAPEDLAEQARQDGAAAVGKTFF
- a CDS encoding FAD-dependent thymidylate synthase translates to MLDEKYTGNGKVVLLAGGGKIYTDIAARFVRSERDLEEIVASPYSRQIVQNILDSGHRAALEFDFFLFGVEGYSRVTETQLVRKRLASYLIKSGRAELGGKRRYSVVYPRSVAEFSAQVTLPDGHTATLSGHDLADISRQWYDAGLDAGLPEEDLRYLKPQATEFKAIIGMNAHALLDWFAIRCCRNAQHEIRHLAWQMLRLCRKAASDLFAGAGPSCVQMGYCPENKRQHARCVGRVLTKEQALEMLRSHGGQQTSAEDFTDQ
- the trpB gene encoding tryptophan synthase subunit beta, producing the protein MSQHSAPYGIPDSKGFFGAYGGQFVPEPLKARLDEVAEAMKAAEADPSFQNELDYLCSHYTGRPNPVFHCANLSRHLGGAQIWLKREDLNHLGAHKINNTLGQCLLAKRMGKKRVIAETGAGQHGVATAATAALMGLECTICMGEVDMERQHLNVIRMEMLGSRVVAAKSGQRTLKEAVDEALGKWIEDPEMFYVLGSAVGPHPYPYMVRVFQSVVGREARAQMLTETGRLPDACLGCVGGGSNAIGLFAGFLDDADVRLLGVEPGGRGNSYGEHAASLCLGEPGVMHGFNSYMIKDPAGEAGEVYSISAGLDYPSVGPEHALLKDMGRAEYVSVTDKEALDAFFALSRHEGIIPALESSHALAHAMKMAPGMPVDGILLVNLSGRGDKDVAQVAEMMQKGLI
- the uvrC gene encoding excinuclease ABC subunit UvrC, which gives rise to MQKPESSSIPLTPGVYLYKDAKGRIIYVGKARVLRRRVLSYFRPEGLPAKTRAMLSHAESIEYLTTTTEKEALLLEASCIKKHRPHYNIVLRDDKQYVLFRINPKHPFPRLEIVRQARRDGARYFGPFTSALAARETWKLIHRAFALRRCTDKAMKNRVRPCLYHFMGQCPAPCMGMVTSQEYNENVRKVTDLLQGRSAELLGGLRSAMEQAAEKLEFERAASLRDQIRAVESTVERQAAVLPGGGDMDVVGLFSADKGLALGLIFVRNGAVTDGRAFYWSGLTFEDAPELLWSFMGQYYSQATPPPRILLPWIPADQEEAPGEEGDRATGENGQAGESGASTRETLEQTLADRRGGAVRIVPPQNAGDNQLIDLAQSNAREEARRQEQKTDQNILERLAKALHLPGPPMRIECVDVSHTGGQQTRVGMVVFEDGKPERSQYRAYAMPDSGDDYATLYAWVARRLESGPPWPDLLLIDGGRGQLGSVQRALREAGQEDLFALAAIAKARDEEGHADRRAGNVADRIFVPNRANPLPLREGGPELLFLQNVRDNTHRFAIGRHRRARQGAALSGELMRLPGIGPATARLLWDNFGSVEAMRAAGVEDLCKIPGIGPAKAALLREKLRGLD
- a CDS encoding RsiV family protein — translated: MPRLVFFLLLLLPLLACAQAALAARLPEVQAAGSLKAETPVQGIKIIPARKDSADAPPTSLAAADPNAGAGQPPQLPANADKDTSAAADTPAAADAAPAPKAVEKADEKTAAAIISGSRRLGIIEHQIVRTNREGKPDINLSYPSLGIRAVDANIREWATGIANAFEETFNSPGLYPDGNRPVPELWCSYSLSHPSDKALSITFEVWTYTGGAQGNLDIMTLNYSLLTGQRLGLVDIFEDPDAALAIMSARSRRELFQRLGGMRQEQYLRTGLNPVPENFASLTLTPSGIRINFQPYQVAPGMAGAQKVEIPIEELQPAHPLMLLWGK
- a CDS encoding sodium/hydrogen exchanger, with amino-acid sequence MTIRALRPYIIAVGMTLPGIGLRFLHPDVSPLLVALLSGMAILGASFLLTWACEVAQMDIPQAVAVAVVAFIAVLPEYAVDMYFTWMAGQHPESAYSHYAIANMTGANRLLIGVGWSSIVLVFARRFHSGVSLPDDKRTDVLFLGLATIYALFIPLKGSLTWVDGVVLLGIYIWYICIIARRPVEEEEPEGPAALLAHFAKKVRLRSVILIFLFSALVILCNAEPFSESLVASGKLLGINEFLLVQWLAPLASESPEFIIALMFAARGNASLALGSLLSSKLNQWTLLVGMIPGVYAASSGSLSPSINLDTHQFQEILLTAGQSLFAVALLVDLRLHVREALWLFILFAAQLLSPLYDTQVEALLGLAHDPLRLHYFFAQVYLVLAAVLLLRNWRGLLRLREGFKV